A single window of Danio rerio strain Tuebingen ecotype United States chromosome 15, GRCz12tu, whole genome shotgun sequence DNA harbors:
- the or64b2 gene encoding odorant receptor 128-1 (The RefSeq protein has 10 substitutions compared to this genomic sequence), with amino-acid sequence MENNTNFNFMLFENLGYIRYALFILGFVLYFSIIFFNVLIMLAVFLERTLHQPMYILISCLSMNSLFGTAGFFPRVLSDLLSETHSISREACFFQSFVIFTYAANEFSILMIMAFDRFAAICKPLHYHSIVRPRFLACVIVTNLTFPMILLGVAGLLTTKLRMCGNKLFKVYCHSYEIVKLSCDNIAINNAFGLFILIITTIIPLSLISFSYVKIIIICQRSSAQFKGKAFQTCIPHIVVLLNFTIAVICDTTLSRVVNLQIPVGLSVFLSLEFLIIPPILNPLIYAFNLPDIRKKMISLIKPFR; translated from the coding sequence ATGGAAAATAATACCAATTTTAACTTCATGTTGTTTGAAAATCTTGGGTTCATAAGATATGCTCTCTTCATTTTGGGTTTTGTTCTGTACTTttctataatattatttaatgtcctTATTATGCTTGCGGTGTTTCTGGAAAGGACATTACACCAGCCTATGTACATTCTGATTTCATGCTTGTCTATGAACTCTCTATTTGGTACAGCTGGCTTTTTCCCAAGAGTTCTGACAGACTTGCTGTCTGAAACACACTCAATCTCTCGTGAAGCATGCTTCTTCCAGTCTTTTGTCATTTTCACATATGCAGCAAATGAGTTCTCAATATTAATGTTAATGGCATTTGACAGATTTGCTGCAATTTGTAAACCTCTACATTACCACAGTATAGTTAGACCAAGGTTTCTTGCTTGTTTAATAGTTACAAACCTGACTTTTCCAATGATTTTGCTTGGTGTTGCTGGACTTTTAACTACCAAACTGAGAATGTGTGGTAACAAACTATTTAAGGTATACTGCCATAGCTATGAAATAGTCAAGCTTTCTTGTGACAACATCGCAATCAATAACGCTTTTGGcttgtttatattaataataactaccATCATTCCATTAAGTTTAATATCATTTTCCTATGTAAAAATTATAATCATTTGTCAGAAAAGCTCAGCACAGTTTAAAGGCAAAGCTTATCAAACCTGTATTCCACACATAGTGGTACTTTTGAATTTCACAATTGCTGTTATATGTGACACCACTTTGAGTCGGGTTGTGAATTTACAAATTCCTATAGGTCTGTCAGTTTTTCTTTCACTTGAGTTTCTCATTATACCACCTGTACTCAACCCCCTTATTTATGCCTTTAACCTGCCTGATATTCGCAAAAAAATTATCAGTCTTATAAAACCATTTCGgtag
- the or64b4 gene encoding odorant receptor 128-3 (The RefSeq protein has 1 substitution compared to this genomic sequence) gives MENYTSFNFMLFENLGFIRYALFILGFVLYFAIILFNVLIMLAVFLERTLHQPMYILISCLSMNSLFGTAGFFPRVLSDLLSETHSISREACFFQCFVIFTYAANEFSILMLMAFDRFAAICKPLRYHSIVRPRFLACLIVTNLTIPMILLAVGSLLTTKLRMCGNKLTKVYCHTYEVVKLSCDNIAINNAFGLFILIITTIIPLGLISFSYVKILIICQRSSAQFKGKAFQTCIPHIVVLLNFTMAVTCDVTLSRVANLQIPVGLSVFLSLEFLIIPPILNPLIYAFNLPDIRKKMISLVKP, from the coding sequence atggaaaattatacCAGTTTTAACTTCATGTTGTTTGAAAATCTTGGGTTCATAAGATATGCTCTCTTCATTTTGGGTTTTGTTCTGTACTTTGCTATAATACTCTTTAATGTCCTTATAATGCTTGCGGTGTTTCTGGAAAGGACATTACACCAGCCTATGTACATTCTGATTTCATGCTTGTCTATGAACTCTTTATTTGGTACAGCTGGATTTTTCCCAAGAGTTCTGTCAGACTTGCTGTCTGAAACACACTCAATCTCTCGTGAAGCATGCTTCTTCCAGTGTTTTGTCATTTTCACATATGCAGCAAATGAGTTCTCAATATTAATGTTAATGGCGTTTGACAGATTTGCTGCAATTTGTAAACCTTTACGTTACCACAGCATAGTTAGACCGAGGTTTCTTGCTTGTTTAATAGTTACAAACTTGACTTTTCCAATGATTTTGCTTGCTGTTGGTTCACTTTTAACTACCAAACTGAGAATGTGTGGTAACAAACTAACTAAGGTATACTGCCATACATATGAAGTAGTCAAGCTTTCTTGTGACAACATCGCAATCAACAATGCTTTTGGcttgtttatattaataataactaccATCATTCCTTTAGGTTTAATATCATTTTCCTATGTAAAAATTCTTATCATTTGTCAGAGAAGCTCAGCACAGTTCAAAGGCAAAGCTTTTCAAACCTGTATTCCACACATAGTGGTCCTGTTGAATTTCACAATGGCTGTAACATGTGATGTCACTTTGAGTCGGGTTGCAAATTTACAAATTCCTGTAGGTCTGTCAGTTTTCCTTTCACTTGAGTTTCTCATTATACCACCAATACTCAACCCTCTTATTTACGCCTTTAACCTGCCTGATATTCGCAAAAAAATGATCAGCCTTGTAAAACCATAG
- the or64a1 gene encoding odorant receptor 127-1 isoform X1: MENGTMSSSFYFTLFKEFVHIRYVILTLTLTVYLAIIVCNAIILFVVFKERSLHEPMYILISCLSVNDLYGSAGFFPRLIADLLSDTNAISRPACFVQIFTIYSYAMSEYTILTLMAYDRYVAICNPLKYHKIMSLRLTARYMAMASFCVVFSMALVIFFSAKLPLCGTDVTRLYCSNWSVVRLSCGTSTLSNNILGFFVTTATVFLPAFFILYTYIRILIICQKSSKEFKGKALQTCLPHIVSFVNYSIASFCDIALSRNDSDKIKILTIIFSVEFLVIPPVLNPLIYGLNLPEIRKKIACLFRRSKIGHFIE, translated from the coding sequence ATGGAAAATGGGACCAtgtcttcttctttttatttcactttgttCAAGGAGTTTGTACACATCAGATATGTCATCCTAACCCTGACACTTACAGTGTATTTGGCAATTATAGTATGCAATGCCATCATTTTGTTTGTGGTGTTTAAAGAGAGATCTCTTCATGAACCAATGTACATACTGATATCTTGTTTGTCTGTCAACGATCTCTATGGCTCCGCTGGTTTCTTTCCCAGGTTAATTGCTGATCTCCTTTCTGATACAAATGCTATATCTAGGCCAGCATGTTTCGTTCAGATATTCACTATTTATTCTTATGCGATGTCTGAATATACTATATTGACCCTGATGGCATATGACAGATATGTTGCTATATGTAATCCTTTGAAGTATCACAAAATCATGAGTTTAAGATTAACAGCTCGGTACATGGCCATGGCATCGTTTTGTGTGGTTTTTTCCATGGCTCtcgttattttcttttcagccaaGTTGCCTTTGTGTGGGACCGATGTGACTCGACTGTATTGCTCCAACTGGTCTGTGGTTCGACTCTCTTGCGGGACTTCGACTTTGAGTAACAACATATTAGGGTTTTTTGTCACAACCGCAACTGTTTTTCTCCCTGCCTTCTTCATTCTATATACATACATCCGTATTTTGATTATTTGTCAAAAAAGCTCCAAAGAATTTAAGGGCAAGGCGCTGCAAACGTGTCTTCCTCACATTGTGAGCTTTGTTAACTACTCTATAGCATCGTTTTGTGATATTGCTCTAAGTCGAAATGATTCAGACAAAATCAAGATATTGACAATCATTTTTTCAGTTGAATTCCTGGTTATTCCTCCTGTTCTCAATCCTCTAATTTATGGGCTAAATTTGCCAGAAATTCGCAAAAAAATTGCATGCTTGTTTCGAAGGTCAAAAATTGGCCATTTTATTGAATAA
- the or62c5 gene encoding olfactory receptor 6N1: protein MLPLLKNETIVVVFTLSGLNDTMGNRFVFFSLTALYYPFIVFCNVTILYAVMLHKKLHEPMFFFICNLCVNALYGTVGFYPKFLYDLLSQDHVITYAGCLIQIFIIYSSVLCDISTLTVMAYDRYVAICRPLEYHSIMTDQRIVECILFCWLTPFFCMAVLIGLTARLTLCGSAIEKLYCENWSVVKLSCFSTTVNNVVGYVIIIVYFGHAVLIFCSYIYLVVKCRKSTESRHKFIQTCVPHLLALLNVTVALLFDVLYSRYGSKSLPQDLRNFMSLEFLLVPPMLNPLIYGLNLTRLRREVMRCFYKK from the coding sequence ATGCTGCCACTACTAAAGAATGAGACTATCGTTGTAGTGTTTACACTCTCTGGACTAAATGATACGATGGGAAacagatttgtgtttttttccttGACTGCACTGTATTATCCATTCATCGTGTTTTGCAACGTGACCATTCTTTATGCTGTAATGTTGCACAAAAAGCTTCACGAGccaatgtttttctttatttgcaATCTGTGTGTGAATGCACTTTATGGCACTGTTGGCTTCTACCCCAAGTTCTTGTATGATTTATTATCCCAGGATCATGTGATTACTTATGCTGGATGCTTAATTCAGATCtttatcatttattcatctgTTTTATGTGACATTTCAACACTAACAGTGATGGCATATGACAGGTATGTGGCAATATGTAGACCACTGGAGTATCATTCCATAATGACAGACCAGAGAATTGTTGAATGTATTCTTTTCTGTTGGCTGACTCCATTTTTCTGCATGGCTGTCCTTATTGGACTAACAGCTAGACTCACTTTATGTGGCTCTGCTATTGAAAAGCTATATTGTGAAAATTGGTCTGTTGTTAAACTCTCCTGTTTTTCTACGACTGTAAATAACGTGGTTGGGTATGTTATCATTATTGTATATTTCGGGCATGCCGTGTTGATATTTTGCTCGTACATTTATTTGGTTGTAAAATGCCGAAAGTCAACGGAGAGCAGGCACAAGTTCATACAAACGTGTGTGCCGCATCTGCTTGCATTGCTTAATGTAACTGTCGCATTGTTGTTTGATGTACTGTACAGTCGTTACGGCTCAAAGAGTTTGCCCCAGGATTTGCGCAATTTCATGTCTCTGGAATTTCTACTGGTTCCCCCCATGTTAAATCCTCTTATTTATGGATTAAATCTGACAAGACTAAGGAGGGAAGTCATGAGGtgcttttataaaaaataa
- the or64b3 gene encoding odorant receptor 128-2 (The RefSeq protein has 3 substitutions compared to this genomic sequence) encodes MENNTSFNFMLFENLGYIRYALFILGFVLYFAIILFNVLIMLAVFRERTLHQPMYILISCLSMNSLFGTAGFFPRVLSDLLSETHSISREACFFQSFVIFTYAANEFTILMLMAFDRFAAICKPLRYHSIVRPRFLACLIVINLTFPMILLGVSALLTTKLKMCGNKLFKVYCHSYEVVKLSCDNIAINNAFGLFIVIITTIIPISSILFSYVKILIICQRSSAQLKGKAYQTCIPHIVVLLNFTIAVTCDVTLSRVANLQIPVGLSVFLSLEFLIIPPVLNPLIYAFNLPDIRKKMVSLIKPLR; translated from the coding sequence ATGGAAAATAATACCAGTTTTAACTTCATGTTGTTTGAAAATCTAGGGTACATAAGATATGCTCTCTTCATTTTGGGTTTTGTTCTGTATTTTGCTATAATATTCTTTAATGTCCTTATAATGCTTGCAGTGTTTCGGGAAAGGACATTACACCAGCCTATGTACATTCTGATTTCATGCTTGTCTATGAACTCTCTATTTGGTACAGCTGGCTTTTTCCCAAGAGTTCTGTCAGACTTGCTGTCTGAAACACACTCAATCTCTCGTGAAGCATGCTTCTCCCAGTCTTTTGTTATTTTCACATATGCAGCAAATGAGTTCACGATATTAATGTTAATGGCGTTTGACAGATTTGCTGCAATTTGTAAACCTTTACGTTACCACAGCATAGTTAGACCAAGGTTTCTTGCTTGTTTAATAGTTATAAACCTGACTTTTCCAATGATTTTGCTTGGTGTTTCCGCACTTTTAACTACCAAACTAAAAATGTGTGGTAACAAACTATTTAAGGTATACTGCCATAGCTATGAAGTAGTCAAGCTTTCTTGTGACAACATCGCAATCAATAATGCTTTTGGCttgtttatagtaataataactaCTATCATCCCAATAAGTTCAATACTATTTTCCTATGTAAAAATTCTTATCATTTGTCAGAGAAGCTCAGCACAGTTAAAAGGCAAAGCTTTTCAAACCTGTATTCCACACATAGTGGTCCTGTTGAATTTCACAATTGCTGTAACATGTGATGTCACTTTGAGTCGGGTTGCGAATTTGCAAATTCCTGTAGGTCTGTCCGTTTTTCTTTCACTCGAGTTTCTTATTATACCACCTGTACTCAACCCCCTTATTTACGCCTTTAACCTGCCTGATATTCGCAAAAAAATGGTCAGCCTTATAAAACCATTGAGAtag